The sequence TAGACCAAAGGGCTCACGTAGGTGAGATGTAAGGAATTTGTGTGTGAGgcaagaggtcttggttcaatTCCTGCATGGCACAAAAATGTTTTCGCTTGGGTTGGCAACGGGGACAAGAAGaagtttctgtagtagtgtagtgAATGGAAGTAGTTGATGAAGAGATGTTCTCCAAGGGTAGTGTGCCATAAAACTGAACATAAATACTAGGTGGCTGCATTGGAACAGTTAAGTTATATGAGCCTTTTATTTTAGGAGAAGTCCGAATTACACTATCGAATCATCGcagaagtccgattttcaaccttcaactaaaAAAACCAGATAACATAAgccatccaactgttgaaaccaaacaaatttggcccttaaagtggtttccaaggtggttttgaattttttttaaaataaagaaattctagttaaatctaaaaaatcaaaactaattcattttgaaTCAGAAAAAATTACTCTATTATGGCTGaatcaaaatttttctaaaaatataacctatctattattgctctatttgaatcttgttaattattaaaaataatagacaaaactacaagcaaccaaatattatgaaaataaaaaatggatATGAATAACTGAAAAGTATCAtgcaatagataggttacatttttttttaaaaatgatacccattttgcatttttctgatttaaaatgaattacttataaattttttaatttaaaattaaatatttttaattctcacaaaatggaaaaccaccttcaaagcCACCTAAGTggccaaatttgtccggtttcaaCAGTTGAACAGCCTTTGTTATCTGGTTTTGTAGTTGTACGTTGAAAATCAGATTTTGTCGTGAGCCCTAGATCCGGCGCACAGCATAATACCAACTTTGTTACGTGCCAAGATCTGGGGCACACGGCAACCCCCCCATTCGCCCCCGCTATGACTCCACTCGCGCACGCACACTTCAcatccacacacacgcacgcacagACTCTCGCCGCCACCACCCCACCACCAGCTGCCGCCGTCCTCCCCCAGTCCCGCCCATGTCCGCCCCCGCTCCGTGCTGCACCGCTCCCTCGCCCCGTGCCGCAAACTTGGCTCCCTGCACTAGCCCTCTGGACGTTGTCCCCCGTCCAACAGGTGAGTGCCCCCTCAACCCCCTCTTAAACAAGTGTAAAACGATGTATTGGAGTAATTTATGATAGGGTaaagtccgtttttcaaccctgaactatcacgatagtcCGATTTTGGCCCTTCAACTACgaaccggacatcctacacctccaactaacgaaaccgtttgaaaaacaaccctggctcagccaaaggcggatttgctacagtaaaatttccgaatttctagaatttcacacctctctcaattaaataataaagaaagcatagttaatattgtctaaaaatcatgatatttttttgggaggtagataaaaGGACAAGGAGTTTATTTTGGCTATatgtgatacattaaacataatggaatttgaattataaaattttaaaaatgggtagaattcaaaatttcttcaaTTTTTGGGTCATctaaacctttgataaaaatgaactaaaaatatgataattcataattttttatttagtttaataagatattttttttgttggcccaagtttttatgaaagtttttgaattccttcacaacgctcaaatttgaatcaaatttgattcctcaaattttaatttatgaattttctatagaacttgggctaataaaaagtacctaactaaactaaataaaaaattatgaattatcatatttttaatgcatttttatcataggttttgctgacctaaaaattcaaggaattttgaattctacctatttttaaaattttataattcaaattccattatgtttaatgtatcacatctagccaatataaattccttgtcttttgatctacctcccaaaaaaatatcatgatttttagacaatattaactatgctttctttattatttaattgaaagaggtgtgaaattctagaaattcggaaattttactgtagcaaatccgcctttggctgagcccgggttgtttttcaaacggtttcgttagttggaggtgtaggatgtccggtttcgtagttcaagggccaaaatcggactatcgtgatagttcagggttgaaaaacggactttACCCTTTATGATATTATTTGTATGTTTATAATTAGATACAAATTAGTGATGAATTTATTGaactaaaacaattaaattttACTAATGCCTGTGATGATATCCCTCTGTCTACACCCGCATCAATGAGTACACCAATCcctccaaccacacccacatcAATGAGTACACGGAGGCGGGAAGGCAGGTCCGTGGGCCAGAGTGGGATCTGAGCGCCCACTCTCTTGATGGAGAGATCATCATGAGGGTGAGAGGAGCCAAGAAGCATGGCCGTTATTTTATTGGCGATGGGACTCTAGACACGGCTAGTACTCCCACTCTCGCACAGGTTTGAGCAAGGAGCACGAGCAGTAGCCCTACCATACGCCCACAGTTGTCTGCGGCATAGCTCCAAGTGCAAAAACTTCAAGTTATTTGTGAATTATTCATCATTTATTCAATTTCTACATATGTTTTCTTTGCATTGTAACATTGGGATGAAAAATTGTAGGCCCAGCTAGCGGCGCAAGCGGCAGCACACGAGTCAGCGTTAGACGAAGGGAGGAGGATACGACAGTAGGAGACTGTGAGGCAGCAGGCTGAGGTTCAGCAGCAGATGTCCCAGATAGGCAATTACATTCAAGGTATTTCTATTTTGATAGTTCAAATCCTACCACCGATGATGTTCACTCCGGTTCCGGCTCCTTCTCCGGCTCGAACAAGTCCTCCTGTGAGCCACTTGACAACCTTGTAGTTTCATTTCAAGTATTACAGACTTAGAGAACGTAGAGACCTAGAGACTAAGAGAACGTAGACACTTAGACTCACTTAGAGATTTAGAGAACATAGAGACTTAGACTCACTTAGAGACTTCAATTAAATTTTGAATATTTTATATTATAACATAGAGAACATGATTCTTGTTTCATCTATTCTCCTTTTTGCAGAATCAATTGGTGACATCGAACACGCCAGAAATGTCGCCGGGCATCTCACCAATGTTCCCCGCACAGCAGTTGTTCCCACCTCAATCCACCTACCTCCGTTGGACACACCTCAGTCATAGACTTTACTTTGCATTTGTGAACTTGTAGTACTTGTGAACTTGTTGAATATGTATTTGCAaacttgcggatttatttgtgGTCGAACTTGTGGATTTATCTATATCAAGTGCTTATGATGCTTCTTGTGATATATGTATAATGGCTGTGATGTTTGTTTGACTGGAGATCTTTATAcacgaaaaaaaataaaaacaacaaTTGTTTGGTCAATTTGCCGTATGCAATGAACAAGGCACACAACAAAGTGACCATTTCTGGCCATTCTGGATAGCACTTTGTTATGTGCTAAGTCATAGCACACGTCAAAGTGTccattctttgccgtgtgcccttttgtctggcacatggcaaagattCAAACTTTGTCGTGTGCTTCCTGCAAGGCACACACCAAAGCTGCCCCCCGCGCACTCGGTCACTGCCCCCCGCGCCGTCTGCCGCTGCCGTCACCGCCCCCCGCACTGTctgttgctttttttttttttttgctgtgtGACCcacaaaacacacggcaaacatcttTGTGGTGTGCCTTTTATCTCCACTTCGCCGTCCCCCTGGCTGTCGTGCTGGCTTTGCCGTGGGCGGCCGCCGGCAAACGTTGTGCCGTATGCTATAAGATCTTTGCTGTGTGCACCAGGCATACGGCAAACAAACCCGATTCCGGTATGCTTGTAGCGTATGGGAACTAAGGCGCAAGTAAATTTTGGACATGGAGTGTTACAGGTGGCAAGGAAGTGATACGAGGAGTCAGGGTGCGTAGCATAAACTGTTGTGAGCACCAACCAACGAGCTACAGGTTGCCTGCATCCAGATGACGATGATTGTTGTGTGGCACCACACGCCAGAAGCCCAGAACACAACGTCCCCTACGATGGACGTAAGCACCTGGACAGTTTTATCTGACCATTGTTCCTTTGCAATGCGTCCACTATGGCCCCAAGGTGAGCACTTGAGATAAGGTTGGGTATTGCCTTCTCCTTTGATGAATTGAACCATTCCAGCATTGGCCTTTGAGACATGGAATATAATAGCAGGAGCTTTCCTGGTTGATTAGAGTCGAGATCATGAGCTCCGATGTGGTGGCTACTAGAAAAATCATTAGCACCTTGCGTTACTGTAACATATTTGTTGTATATATATGCTTATATATACTCCGGCATATTATAATGGTTGACTAAATGGCATGTACTTCCTTGTAGAGATGATAACCGGATTAGGACTTCAACAACAAGGACGTCACTATGATCTTGTCTACCTATGGATCCGAGACACTACTACATATTGATTTTCACCGCCGGCCCTAAACCCATTTTACCACCAGTTTAGGTGCCGGCAGTGATAATGGATTCCATTTTCACCGCCGGCACGAGCAACAGGCCGGTGGTGAAAACCATTTTCACTGCCGGCCCTATAGCCCGCTGCGCCTAACCAAATTAGGGCCAGCGGTGAAATATTTTCACCGCTGGTTCCTTAAGAACCTGCCGTGAAAATAGCGGTGCTGAAAATAGTTTCCGTATTAGTGAGATGGCAAGAAGACCTGCGTTAATTGGATTATTCTGAAGTGATGTATGCTTTGGTCATTCTTGATTTATCAGCTCATGCAAAATAATGTACTCCTAATATTATAGATATTAATATAATGTATATCTAAGTCAAATATATTATTATGTCTAGAGGCTATCACAAAGGTACAATAAATAAAATCACGCACCTATGAGGATTTTGGGTCCATTTGATGCAGTGTTGTAATAAAAAATGGGCTTCATGCTGGAAATTTAGTTAAACTTTTAGTTgaagcagaaaaaaaaaagataaaacctTAACTTGTCCATAAAAGATCTTTATGGATATGCAAGGTGTAGATTCTACATCAAAGAACAAGGGTGTGAATAATACACGTGGATGTTTAACGTCACTAGCTAGATGGATCCGATCCTACACCTCATTCAGATGAGTTTCAAGTTTCATCCGGTATTCCAAATTGTGCCATCAATTTACAGGACCACACATGATAGAACTTTCAACAAACATTCTGAAACACTGTGGATAAATGTGATCGAATGGTACTTATGATAGAGTACAGTTGAtgtaattttattattttgataGTATTTGAACTTTTAACAGTCCAACaattagctttaataatattacaAGCAATCACATCTTCTAATAAGTCCTCCGGCGGTTGTTCCTATCAAAGCAGCAGTCAAAGTCTTCTGAAATTTCAGCGAATGGCCATATCATTTGATTATGTACTGCgaccaaacaaaaaatatattctgTCAGGTTATCATAAAACACTTACCACAATGTTGGTGCTTCGGGTTGTTCTTTGGCTACGTGCTGTGGCTGGCCCAGCTCCAGACGAACTAAAGGTATATCCCAGTCTGGACCAGCAATGTTGTATGAAGTAGCAGAACTTGTATCTTCCCCATCTACTCCTTGTCCATGTTCCGCTTTTTTCTGCAAATTCAGGTTCTCTTGGCGAACAATGTCAAATTTATGGTATATTTCCTCGTTCTTTTGATGCAAAATATTTTCCTGCAATAATTCAATCAGGGATTTAAGCATAGTTCCTTCGTAAAAATggttattataaaatgctgctCGATCAACCAACCTTCTTGTTCAACTCTTCAATTTTATCAATTATTTGTTGATCCTGTGAAGAGAGATGTTAATGACATTCTACTGGCACTTCATCTCCGCACAGAGAAACAACTAGTGATTACCTTTTTCCGCCGAATCTCACGAAGGCTCATTTCCAGCAGGTTCTCCAATCTCTTTAAGTCTTCAACTTCCATGCCTGAAAGATTTTGTCCGAGCAATTGCCTGCAGTAGCTTATTGAAATTATGTATCATTCCAACTTTACACCTATGTAGTTGTTCAGTTTCTTTTATAGTTTATTTGTGTGGTTTTGACTCCCCTATATGTATGTtttaatatacatatatattatatcactcATATGTCCCTAATGTTTGGACAAATGACATACATTTTTCAATCTACTATCCTTATTAGGGGGAAATCAGTGAGAGCTTAGTTATTACTTAAATGTCAAAACATTAGAATCATATATGTTGGACCCAACGTAAAAAcatcataaaatgaaaaagCATTACAGGTGAACAGCCATATATATTATTGTGACAATTAAAGTTGTGGCTGCACACTGAAATGACCTTGGTTTCTTATACTCACTGATGTAATTCAACAGTTTCATTATATTTCAGGTGGGGCCGAGGATCATACATATGATTTTCTTGCAAGTTATGTAGTTGCTGCCTCAAGTTTGTTGCCTCAGCTTGCCAAAACTGCATGAACAGTAAGTCGGACATCAAATAGATGAAATTTTAAGGcatgaaattttataaaattaataCCGAAGAGGGACACATGATTAAAGAAATATATTTACTATTCTTTTTCCACACTAATGCTTCAACTGCAGGTGCCCAAGAATTAACAAAAAGGCATCAACATATGCCAGGAATTCGGCAGTTACTTTGTGAGCACGCAGCATGTTTTGAAGGAATTGGAATCACTGCTGGAAAACTAGCCATCATTCAAGAGTattaggccccgtttgggagggcttcaccggcggcttcacgagcggcttcaggtaaagccctcccaaacgtttgTTTTGGGACCGGCTTTACGTGTGAAGCCGGTCCTGAAGCCATCAgcggcttacacaggcaagATGAAGCCATGAAATTgtggcttcacgcggcttacacattaatctaacaagtgaagctgttttgccaaacattttctaaaacggctccaactccaccagaaaagccgctccatctgaagagccagagccggagctgtttttggaagagccggAGCTGTGCCAAACACACCCTTAGTATTGGCTTAGTAAGTCCGTACTAATGCTAGGATTGGCACCGGGCATAATAGTCATCTATCCCGGACTTTAGTACCAGGCCAGCTAGTAACAACGAGCCACAGAAtgtataaaattttattttattcgtAGTCAATTAGCCTATGGCCATGTttaatttccaaaaaaattcctacagtATTAaatggagcattaaataacTCAATAAATCTTCggatatatgcatggagtattaaatacaattgaaaaaataactcattacacagtttaactataaacgacgagacgaatcttttaattctaattagtctatataattggacattaattgtttaaaaacaacgaaagtgctacagtaccaaaactcaaaaaaaattgcgaactaaacaaggcctatatTTTATCCATGTATCATCTATAGTAATGAATTTCTATGTGAAACTATGTTAGCAAAAATATTAATTCCTTATAcataggtcttgtttagtttgTGGAATTTTTTCGGtattggtactgtagcactttcgttattatttggcaattaatgttcaattatagactaattagacttaaaagattcgtctcgtcatttacagttaaactgtgtaatgagttattttttaacatcatttaatgctccatgcatatgtctgaagatttgatgtgatgggtactgtagaaaattttttgggaactaaacatggccataGTCTGGTTTTgtatgctagctagctagtccgATGGATTTTTAGTTGCCTCTTGTATCTAATGTCTGCTTCTTAAGTCAAAGTAAATGTTGGGTGCCCACATTTACGTGAGAAAAGGGTATATCTTATTACTGCCTACTTCATATGTTCAAACTTATGTAGTTCTGTCCTAAGTCAAACATGTCTAAAGTTTGACAAAGTTTATAGAAAAAGTACAACCACCTGGTCAGCAGGCAGCATCTACAAAATGCATTGATAGTGTATTTATTATTTGGTACATGCAGTAACGAATGAGTTTGTAGacatacacatatatacaaacaTGCAAttttgtgtttgtgtgtgtatgCTTGTGTATATCAAACTCCATAttgaaattaatatatttttcaatAAATCTTGGTCAGTCATAAATGTTTGACTTAGGGCGAACCAAAAGTGACCAATAATAATGGAATGAGTATGTTCCTGCATTGTTCTCCATAATTTGATTTTCATGCAAAGCTAAGCTCAAAAATTGTACATATAATTAAACTTGTGGCTTATT comes from Panicum virgatum strain AP13 chromosome 4K, P.virgatum_v5, whole genome shotgun sequence and encodes:
- the LOC120704716 gene encoding MADS-box transcription factor 23-like isoform X2, whose amino-acid sequence is MVRGKTVIKRIENETNRQVTFSKRRAGLFKKARELAILCDAEVGVLVFSRAGRLYEFSNTSMTSIVERYQHMTEGNQLMSASTEAKFWQAEATNLRQQLHNLQENHMQLLGQNLSGMEVEDLKRLENLLEMSLREIRRKKDQQIIDKIEELNKKENILHQKNEEIYHKFDIVRQENLNLQKKAEHGQGVDGEDTSSATSYNIAGPDWDIPLVRLELGQPQHVAKEQPEAPTL